GCCGACGAGACCCGCCGCTTCACGCTGGTCTCACCCACACGGGTCCGCATCCGCGCCCTCGGCGAAGGCACCCGTCACGAAATGGTCGACTACGGCTGGATCGAGGACGCCCGCACCGGCGACATTGTCTGGGAGATGACCTTCCGCAAGACCTCGCATGCCGGCGGCGCCGAGAAGAACCGTCAGGTCGATCAGGTGATCCTGCTGGACAAAGGCGAGTACATCGTGCACTACGTCACCGACGACTCGCACTCCTTCCCGGATTGGAACGATTCCCCGCCCGAGGACCCGACCGGCTGGGGCATCACCGTCAGCGAAGTGAACAAGACGGCACCGTAGATCGGACGCCCGTTCGATCGCCGGGGACGGCGCCGTCGTGCGTCGTCCCCGTTTAGTTTGCGCGCCGACAACTCAGCGCGAGGCCTGGAATCCGATGTTCTTGTCGTCGGAGCCCGCCAGTTTGATCGCGCCGAACGCCGACTCGTACTTCTTGATATTCTCCTCGAGGGCATTGAGCAGCATCTTGGCATGGGCCGGGGTCATGATGATGCGGGCATAAACCTTGGTCTTGGGCGCGCCCGGCGTGATGCGGGCGAAATCGATGACAAACTCTTGCGGCGAGTGGACAATCAGCGCCAGGTTCGAATAGATGCCTTCGGCCTCGGCGGGGCCGACTTCGACATTGATCTGCTGGCGCGGTGGCTGTTGTTGCACGGCAATTCCTCCTTGTCAACCGACGGCTCACGGTATACCATGACACGGTGAAAGTCAACGCCGCCAAAAGCTTGGCCCCGATTTCCGAGAATCATCTCGGCGTTGGCGCCCTGCTGGACCGCTTCGCCGGGGGCAAGATCGTCGTGCTCGGCGACATTATGCTCGACGAGTACTGGATCGGCTCGGTCGAGCGCATCTCGCCGGAGGCCCCGGTCCCGGTGGTTGCGGTGCAGAGGCAGGAAGCCAAACTCGGCGGCGCCACCAACGTCGCCCAGAACATTCGCTCGCTGGGCGGCGAGGTCGTCACGGTCGGCATCATCGGCGAGGATCGCGCCGCCGAACTGGTCCGCGCCCGCATGAGCGACCAACGCATGTCGACGGCGGGGCTCCTGGTCGACCGCGCGCGTCCGACAACCGTCAAGACCCGCGTCGTGGCGCACCACCAGCAGGTGGTGCGCGCGGATTTCGAGACCATCGAGGCGATCTCCGCCGCGCAAATCGAGGAGCTGGCCACACGCTGCCTCGCCGAGCTGCGCGACGCCGCCGGCCTGGTGATCTCCGACTACGGCAAAGGCGTGATCCAGCCGCCGCTGCTGGACCGTGTGGTGTCCGCCGCGCGCGACCAGGGCAAGTTCATCGTTGTCGATCCCAAGGACACGCACTTCAACTCGTATCGCCGGGTCACCACGCTCACGCCCAATCACCACGAGGCGGGGTTCGTCGCCGGTCGGCGCATTCGCGATGACGCGTCGTTGCGCGCCGTCGGGTTCGAGTTGCTCCAACGGCTCGACGCCGACACGCTGCTCATCACGCTCGGCGAAAAGGGGATGGCGCTGTTCGAACCGCAGGGGCGGCTGACCAGGATTCCGACCGTCGCCAAAATGGTCTACGATGTCACCGGCGCGGGCGATACGGTCGTGGCGACAGTGGCGATGACGCTGGCGGCTGGGGGGAGCATGCTGCAGGCGGCGTATGTCGCCAATGTCGCCGCCGGCGAGGTGATCAAGGAAGTCGGCACCGCCCAGACCACCGTGGCGGCGATCCGTCTGGCTCTCGACGATCTTCCCGAACCGCAACTGGACGTCAGTTAACATGCGGCAACTGTTTGACCGCGGCGATGTGAGCGCATGGCTCGTCGGGAGGCCCGCCCTCCCTGGAGCCCTCAGCACGGTCGGAGCGCGGGACCCCCACCGCGTCGCCTGGCATTCCAATCCGAGATGAAAACCAGCTCCTTCCGTTCACGCCTGCTTGGCCGCGCCGCATTGGCCCGGATGCGTGGCCATTGGCGGCGGCAGGGGAAACGCGTGGTCTTCACCAACGGCGTCTTCGATATCCTCCATCGCGGCCATCTCGACATCCTGAGTCGGGCGAAGAGTTTCGGCGACATCCTCGTGGTCGGGCTTAACAGCGATGCCTCGGTGCGCCGACTGAAA
This region of bacterium genomic DNA includes:
- a CDS encoding DUF3467 domain-containing protein — protein: MQQQPPRQQINVEVGPAEAEGIYSNLALIVHSPQEFVIDFARITPGAPKTKVYARIIMTPAHAKMLLNALEENIKKYESAFGAIKLAGSDDKNIGFQASR
- the rfaE1 gene encoding D-glycero-beta-D-manno-heptose-7-phosphate kinase, translating into MKVNAAKSLAPISENHLGVGALLDRFAGGKIVVLGDIMLDEYWIGSVERISPEAPVPVVAVQRQEAKLGGATNVAQNIRSLGGEVVTVGIIGEDRAAELVRARMSDQRMSTAGLLVDRARPTTVKTRVVAHHQQVVRADFETIEAISAAQIEELATRCLAELRDAAGLVISDYGKGVIQPPLLDRVVSAARDQGKFIVVDPKDTHFNSYRRVTTLTPNHHEAGFVAGRRIRDDASLRAVGFELLQRLDADTLLITLGEKGMALFEPQGRLTRIPTVAKMVYDVTGAGDTVVATVAMTLAAGGSMLQAAYVANVAAGEVIKEVGTAQTTVAAIRLALDDLPEPQLDVS